Proteins co-encoded in one Spirosoma endbachense genomic window:
- a CDS encoding TldD/PmbA family protein — protein MAILTKDEAKKIIDKVLSYSKADELSANLTGGRIGNIRYARNAVSTSGEGTNLSLSVTAAFGKRSGTATINEFDDASLEKTVRRAEEIARLAPENPEYMPMLGPQTYLAADPYSQNTANIDPAYRSQATFDSIDPCRKKNLTAAGYMEDTTRFTAIGNTKGLSAYNRETSVEFSITVRTADGTGSGYSTRDVTDVSKLSTKDATEIAMQKAMASTNARALEPGKYTVILEPAALLANVDASLMAAMMNSLDARNAEEGRSFLSKKGGGTRLGEKLFDERVTIYSDPTNAEVPAAAFGGGGGRFGGGGSDGRPQEKVTWIEKGVVKNLSYSRYWADKKGVKAIPPPANFIMAGGTESLADMIKSTEKGILVTRFWYIRAVDPQTLLYTGLTRDGTFYIENGQIKFPVKNFRFNESPIIMLNNLESLGKPVRLAGNLIPPLKIRDFTFTSLSDAV, from the coding sequence ATGGCTATTTTAACCAAAGACGAAGCCAAAAAAATAATTGATAAAGTGCTGTCTTACTCGAAGGCAGATGAGTTGAGTGCCAATCTGACTGGAGGTCGTATCGGAAACATTCGGTATGCCCGCAACGCCGTATCGACCAGTGGCGAAGGTACCAATCTGTCGTTGAGCGTAACGGCGGCTTTTGGCAAGCGTAGCGGTACCGCCACCATCAACGAGTTCGACGATGCGTCGCTGGAGAAAACCGTTCGGCGAGCCGAGGAAATTGCCCGACTCGCTCCGGAAAATCCAGAGTACATGCCCATGTTAGGGCCTCAGACGTATCTGGCAGCTGATCCCTATTCCCAAAACACCGCTAACATTGACCCGGCCTATCGCTCTCAGGCAACATTCGACAGCATCGACCCCTGCCGGAAAAAGAATCTGACGGCTGCGGGTTATATGGAGGATACGACACGTTTCACGGCAATAGGCAACACCAAAGGCCTATCGGCCTACAATCGGGAGACATCCGTTGAATTTTCAATTACGGTGCGCACTGCCGATGGAACAGGTTCGGGCTATTCAACCCGCGACGTAACTGACGTGTCGAAATTAAGCACGAAAGACGCAACCGAGATCGCCATGCAGAAAGCCATGGCTTCAACCAATGCACGGGCACTGGAGCCGGGCAAATACACGGTCATTCTGGAACCAGCCGCGCTTCTGGCCAATGTTGATGCGTCGCTCATGGCCGCCATGATGAATTCGCTGGATGCTCGTAATGCCGAAGAAGGCCGCAGTTTTCTCAGTAAAAAAGGCGGAGGTACGCGACTGGGCGAAAAGTTATTCGATGAGCGCGTAACCATCTACTCCGATCCGACAAACGCCGAAGTACCTGCTGCTGCGTTTGGTGGTGGTGGCGGTCGCTTTGGTGGGGGTGGGAGCGACGGTCGTCCGCAGGAAAAAGTAACCTGGATCGAAAAAGGCGTAGTTAAGAATCTGTCCTATTCGCGGTACTGGGCCGATAAAAAAGGCGTAAAGGCGATTCCTCCTCCAGCCAATTTTATCATGGCAGGTGGTACCGAATCGCTGGCGGATATGATCAAAAGCACCGAAAAAGGGATTCTTGTCACTCGCTTCTGGTATATCCGTGCCGTTGACCCACAGACGCTTCTTTATACGGGCTTAACCCGTGATGGAACGTTCTATATTGAAAATGGGCAGATTAAGTTTCCGGTCAAAAACTTCCGCTTTAACGAAAGCCCCATTATTATGCTCAATAATCTGGAGTCGCTGGGCAAGCCAGTCCGCCTGGCTGGGAATCTGATCCCGCCATTAAAAATCAGAGATTTTACCTTCACCAGTTTGTCGGATGCTGTGTAA